Proteins encoded by one window of Electrophorus electricus isolate fEleEle1 chromosome 17, fEleEle1.pri, whole genome shotgun sequence:
- the cercam gene encoding probable inactive glycosyltransferase 25 family member 3, whose translation MFVWILAFSLAVVRTECYFSEENYTEESEMQQPTVVIAIIARNAAHSLPYYLGALERLNYPKGRISIWAATDHNTDNTTAILREWLTVMQQYYHYVEWRPMDKPVSYPGELGPKHWPNSRYEYIMKLKQAALTFAKRRWADYILYADADNILTNPDTLNLLMAENKSVIAPMLDSPSAYSNYWCGITPQGYYRRTAEYFPTRRRYRQDCYPVPMVHSTMLLDLRKEGTKSLAFHPPHKDYSWPFDDIIVFAFSCRVSDVQMYVCNKERYGYLNVPAKPHQTVEDDRINFVHLYLEALIDGPPMYVSRYVHVPPPHTDLMGFDEIYLINLRRRPDRRERMLWSLYELEINAKVVDAVDGAALNSSDIKILGVDLLPGYYDPFSGRTLTKGEVGCFLSHYYIWKEVVDMQLDKALIFEDDVRFQANFKRRLMQLMEEVELAELNWDIIYLGRKQVNPGQEEPVEHVRNLVFADYSYWTLSYAISLQGAQKLINAEPISKMLPVDEFLPIMYDKHPNEDYKSHFLNRNLQAFSTSPLLVQPCHYAGDSAWVSDTETSTLWDDDNVPTDWRGSYKTLKGGSPPAGVQSAYYRDEL comes from the exons atgtttgtCTGGATTTTGGCATTCTCGCTTGCTGTTGTACGAACTGAATGTTACTTTTCGGAGGAGAATTACACCGAAGAGTCAGAAATGCAGCAGCCCACAGTCGTGATCGCTATAATCGCTCGAAATGCTGCTCACTCTCTGCCGTACTACCTCGGAGCGCTGGAGAGACTCAACTATCCGAAAGGCCGGATTTCTATTTG GGCAGCGACAGACCACAACACTGACAACACGACCGCAATTCTCCGTGAATGGCTCACTGTCATGCAGCAGTACTATCACTATGTGGAATGGAGGCCAATGGACAAACCTGT GTCTTACCCAGGCGAGTTGGGGCCCAAGCACTGGCCTAACAGTCGCTATGAGTACATTATGAAGCTTAAACAGGCAGCACTTACCTTCGCCAAGAGACGCTGGGCCGACTACATCCTG TATGCAGATGCAGACAACATCCTGACTAACCCAGACACGCTGAACCTTCTGATGGCAGAGAACAAGTCTGTCATTGCCCCTATGCTAGACTCCCCGTCTGCCTACTCCAACTACTGGTGCGGGATCACTCCACAG GGTTACTATCGCCGCACAGCGGAATATTTCCCCACCAGGAGGCGCTACCGGCAGGACTGCTACCCTGTGCCCATGGTGCATTCTACCATGCTACTGGACCTGCGTAAAGAGGGCACCAAGAGTCTCGCCTTCCACCCGCCGCACAAGGACTACTCCTGGCCGTTCGATGACATCATCGTCTTCGCCTTCTCCTGCCGAGTGTCAG ATGTGCAGATGTATGTGTGCAACAAAGAACGCTACGGCTACCTGAATGTCCCGGCCAAGCCACACCAGACCGTGGAGGATGACCGCATCAACTTTGTCCACTTGTACCTGGAGGCcctga TCGATGGGCCGCCCATGTACGTATCTCGCTACGTCCATGTTcctcccccccacacagacCTGATGGGCTTTGACgag ATTTACCTGATCAACCTGCGCAGGCGTCCGGACCGCAGGGAGAGGATGCTCTGGTCTCTCTATGAGCTGGAGATCAATGCTAAAGTAGTGGATGCAGTGGACGGAGC agctctgaaCAGCAGTGACATTAAGATCCTGGGTGTCGACCTCCTGCCTGGATACTATGATCCTTTCTCTGGCCGCACACTAACCAAGGGAGAGGTGGGCTGCTTCCTCAGCCACTATTATATCTGGAAGGAG GTCGTGGACATGCAGCTGGACAAAGCCCTGATCTTCGAGGACGACGTGCGATTTCAGGCCAACTTCAAACGTCGCCTCATGCAGCTGATGGAAGAGGTGGAGCTAGCCGAGCTCAACTGGGACATCAT ATACCTGGGTAGGAAGCAGGTGAACCCTGGTCAGGAGGAACCAGTAGAGCATGTGAGGAACCTCGTGTTTGCTGACTACTCGTACTGGACCCTCTCCTACGCCATCTCACTGCAAGGGGCACAAAAGCTGATCAATGCTGAGCCCATCTCCAAGATGCTGCCCGTGGACGAGTTCCTGCCCATCATGTATGACAAGCATCCCAA TGAGGACTACAAATCCCATTTTCTCAACCGGAATCTGCAGGCCTTCTCCACGAGCCCCCTGCTGGTGCAACCGTGCCACTACGCAGGCGACTCTGCGTGGGTGAGCGACACAGAGACGTCCACGCTGTGGGACGACGACAATGTCCCCACAGACTGGAGGGGCTCCTACAAGACTCTAAAAGGAGGGTCCCCACCGGCTGGGGTTCAGAGCGCCTACTACAGGGATGAGTTGTGA